In Ictalurus punctatus breed USDA103 chromosome 3, Coco_2.0, whole genome shotgun sequence, the following are encoded in one genomic region:
- the tial1 gene encoding nucleolysin TIAR isoform X9, producing the protein MTTGKSKGYGFVSFYNKLDAENAIVHMGGQWLGGRQIRTNWATRKPPAPKNTQDASPKQLRYEDVVNQSSPQNCTVYCGGIQSGLSDHLMRQTFSPFGQIMEIRVFPEKGYSFIRFSSHESAAHAIVSVNGTTIEGHIVKCYWGKESPDMAKTVQPVTEQVGYFQQVDYGQWGHWNQVYGNPQQYGQYMTNGWQVPSYGMYGQTWNQQGFGVEQSQSPAWVGGFGTQPSQAQPGPVMNQANFGMAGYQTQ; encoded by the exons ATGACAACAGGGAAATCAAAGGGGTATGGATTTGTGTCCTTCTATAACAAACTG GATGCGGAGAATGCCATAGTACACATGGGCGGCCAGTGGTTAGGAGGACGGCAGATTCGGACCAACTGGGCCACTAGGAAGCCCCCAGCCCCTAAGAATACTCAAGATG CCAGCCCAAAGCAGCTGAGATATGAAGATGTTGTGAACCAGTCAAGTCCTCAGAACTGCACTGTATACTGTGGTGGCATTCAATCAGGCCTCTCGG ACCACCTCATGCGACAGACGTTTTCACCTTTTGGGCAAATAATGGAAATCAGAGTTTTCCCAGAAAAAGGCTATTCTTTTATCAG GTTCTCTTCCCATGAAAGTGCTGCCCATGCCATTGTGTCAGTGAATGGAACAACCATTGAAGGCCATATTGTTAAGTGCTACTGGGGCAAAGAGTCACCTGATATGGCAAAAACTGTCCAGCCTGTAACAGAACAA GTTGGTTATTTCCAGCAGGTGGATTATGGACAGTGGGGCCACTGGAATCAGGTGTATGGAAATCCTCAGCAGTACGGCCAGTACATGACAAATGGATGGCAAGTACCTTCCTATGGAATGTATGGACAGACATGGAATCAGCAGGGATTTGGAGTGGA ACAATCACAGTCCCCTGCCTGGGTAGGAGGGTTTGGGACTCAGCCCTCTCAGGCACAGCCTGGCCCTGTGATGAACCAGGCTAACTTTGGCATGGCTGGATACCAGACACAGTGA